The Pangasianodon hypophthalmus isolate fPanHyp1 chromosome 23, fPanHyp1.pri, whole genome shotgun sequence genome includes the window CACCTCAAGATGGCCCATGCCTTCAAAAACTCTCTCTCCTAGGGCTCTAATCTGGTTGTGGCATAGACAGAGCTCTTCAAGATACTGCAGATCACGGAACGTACCTGGCTTTAAGCTGCTTACTGAGTTGTTTGACAGGCGAAGTACATGTAGGCTATGTAGACCAAGGAATGTTTCCTCATGGATCATGGAAAGACGATTTCTGCTTAGATCCAACCATCTCAAAGACTTCATGCCCATAAATGCTCTAGGTGCCACCGTCACAATCTGATTTTGGGCAAGGTAAAGTTTTTGCAGCTTTGTAAGTTTCAGAAAGACATTGGCCTTGATAACTCTTAGATAGTTTCCACTTAGGTCCAACTCTTTTAGCTCTGTAAGACCCTGGAATAGCTGAGGCTGTAGATAAGCCAAGCGATTGCCAGCAAGCACCAACTCCCGTAAACCATGCAGGTCATGAAATCCAGTCTCGGGAAGAACTGCAATGGAGTTCCAGCCAAGGTTCAGGAGCCACATATGAGAGAGACCTGCAAATAACCTTTCATCAATACGAGACAGCTGATTGTTGTGGAGATTGAGGGAAGCAAGGCCAGGGGTGTTTTGAAAAATGGTAGCAGGTAATGAGCGGAGATTGTTTCGCTCCAGGTGTAGGTGAGCAAGAGTATGCAGGCCGTTGAACACCTGGGAGTCGAGGCTTGACAGGTGCCCACTTTGTAGATTCAGAAAGTCCAGATTACTCAGATTTTTAAATGTGTCAGCTGAGAGGGTAGTAAACAGGTTTCCATCTAGCCATAAAGTACGTGTAGACGCAGGGATATCAGCAGGAGCCTGTGTGAGGTTTCGTGCACTGCAGTAGACAATGAGCTCTGAAGTATAGTCATCAATAAGACAGCTGCAGCTCTTTGAGCAGGCAGTGGAGTCCTCCATGGGCTTTGCTTCTTCTGTAGTAGCATCTGCCCACACCAGCGATGTTCCCAGTGCCCATAACACCAGCAAAGACAACTGCATCCCTTTTTACAGGAAAGAACAGTAATGATAGTAGAAGAATCCACTCAGATCAGTGATCTCACTCAGACCTAGTCCAGCAGCCTTGACTTTCTAGACAACTAGACAATCATTTATTGAGTTATTTCTGTCCTTATCAGCAGTCTAAACGGCTGCTTTTCTAATTTAGACTTAAGGATGAATTTAAAACAAAGTATTTTCTGAAACAATTTGTCGTTAAGAACAAATTGTCTGTTTAGCTTGCAGTATGCTGTTGTTTTACCTGTTTTTCAGTAGTCTTGAGGAGTCTGGAAAGCTTTCACTGGAAGGgtgacatgtgtgtgtgaaaagactAGGCTGCCTCTGCACCTTTTGAGGCACAGACACAAAATTAACCCCTTCTTGTCCTCTCTgactgctgtatttttgttacttcTTGATTGTAAATATTTACTATCTGTCCTAGAATAATGATTACCAGAATAATCagagtaatgttttttttttttttggtcggGAGGGGGAGGGGGTCCTTGGGGAATGCTATAACTGAATAATTTGCAGTATTCACATATGTTCTTAGGAAATATATCTACTCTTATGGCAGTGTTGTATTCTCTATCAATAGATAATCATAATTTGACAAAATGTGTAAATCCTAATATGGatcttatttactttttttcatttgctgtaTTTGCTAGAGCATGTTACTGACTAAAAGCTGTGGGTGTTTGAGTAgtacataaaaatatacagtgtgttttaaagaaagaaagttgtTCCTCAGCATAAGTGGGGTTACAAAGGTACAGATTTTGATGGCAGTGATTTTCCCCCTTAAAGCCTGAATTCTGCTCTTAATCTAACCCTCTTCAGCCTACAAACAATGTGGTCAGACTTTCACTTTGACTGTGTTCTTCTCAGAAAACCATCCACTTGGATATGTTCCAAAAGATAGCAAAATTTGGATAGGGATGTTTACATTTCAGCAAATAGATGTGAACTTTGGATCACCAAGAAAGACAAGATATTCCATTAACGTTGTCAATCCAGTGATTTGCACTGCACGTTTGTGAAACATTTATAACGCTTGATATGAagatattcaaataaaatactaaacatCTCAACTAAATTCAGCTACATCATTTGGAAATTGTTCtgtgttatttaatacataaaaacaatGATTTATAAATAGCAATTATAAATTCtgattttaatctgtttctaacaaaaagagagagggaaaaaaatagatttagttacaaactgataatgccTCTTTATGCACTAACATCCAATCAGCAGTAGAGGGCGATGTAGCCTTTTTCACTGAATAGATGTTTCCTAAGGGCACTGAGATGAAAGAGGCAGTAGAGGGCAGTGTAACCTTTTATCCTGCTTTGTCTCTACACTCGTTGACAATTTtgccaataattttgttttgtatagGATTTTTCCCGCTCTGTGAATTGGTGATGGGGATGTCTGAGGTGTATCCAGTCACTGGCTCTGCACAGGGTTGTTCTTTCCTTATAGATATTACCTCTGGCATCATTCCTACACCTCACTCTTTCTTATCATCGGACCTCGCCATTTTCATTATGAACAAGGAAATGGGACTACATTATTCGTTCCTGAGATGTCTAGTATTTCTTGATGTGCAAGACTAAAAGAGTGCTGCTGTGTGCCCCATcatctgtttttccttttttctataATGAAAAAGGGCCTGGTTGATTATACAATGCTGTTTAATGTCCTTCATTCACtaacactggatgttttttcagCTGACGACTGTAAGTGCGTATTTGCCTGATATTTATTCAAGCCCTGTTTTATGACTCTTGCCTATCTAAACTCTAAAGAATTCAAAATTTCTTATCAGTGGCACGTCCACCATGTTAAGAGTACTGACTCCCATTGTTTCATGGTGGTCCTGTCTAGGATGTTTAT containing:
- the igfals gene encoding insulin-like growth factor-binding protein complex acid labile subunit encodes the protein MQLSLLVLWALGTSLVWADATTEEAKPMEDSTACSKSCSCLIDDYTSELIVYCSARNLTQAPADIPASTRTLWLDGNLFTTLSADTFKNLSNLDFLNLQSGHLSSLDSQVFNGLHTLAHLHLERNNLRSLPATIFQNTPGLASLNLHNNQLSRIDERLFAGLSHMWLLNLGWNSIAVLPETGFHDLHGLRELVLAGNRLAYLQPQLFQGLTELKELDLSGNYLRVIKANVFLKLTKLQKLYLAQNQIVTVAPRAFMGMKSLRWLDLSRNRLSMIHEETFLGLHSLHVLRLSNNSVSSLKPGTFRDLQYLEELCLCHNQIRALGERVFEGMGHLEVLNLEYNRLQEARAGTFMGLSHLAVIKLTGSCFRNLPDQVFKGLSKLHSIHLDKGCLTKVSTQGFAGLTGLRRLFLQHNNISVVERQSFVELQGLQQLDLRFNKLASLSSHTFYGLKSLDYLLLSNNILRHIPSEVFLPLQHLSWLDLSGNKLEVLLNATLHMLPRLRYLNLKDNALTTLPPSIPDGLDQLWLSGNSWKCDCSAKPFKDFSLKKPHVIPRQVETLAEGEEPHTLITIYNNITCTSPPSLAGLDLRDVSSEQFC